In Carassius gibelio isolate Cgi1373 ecotype wild population from Czech Republic chromosome B20, carGib1.2-hapl.c, whole genome shotgun sequence, the following are encoded in one genomic region:
- the rp1l1b gene encoding uncharacterized protein rp1l1b isoform X1 — MDDDIEKRVLVNKDGSLSMEMKVRFRLLHNETLHWSTEVKKAKSTFNESHIVHDDARSLSHGSAESCSEADSLAAGEADEAYSTKRYQRHFEEPHCQHCCAHCQRYDIWKNPVPPDQGSVRRIRSSSSSASSRRIVCKMASTDSIRTMSSEEYTEHVVEKATCIQRTFGQQGDSTVEQCTINHCRSRSEVRSMSPKTKSTSVVEDKPENAHVSENEENRPDVISSNLPKDQLSVQITQPVEEEERPVSVVSSSSQILALLKEDQDDEDVDLPLSTSGTSHGQQEDEESKDAEPNPCSTTSCKSPASPSHLSPRPPSKASSLGQSKRSRKLVSPEVDDEEGRSEASAAHKASSRLKYLVTKDLESPGDSESTDQFEDIQHRTDVQEEEKDERALSALSAKSKTSVKSLSECSASCENENDAEFTGANSEITEERCSSAISIKSNISGKSNKTNVSEVLEKDGRAPSAMSVKSQKSDKSRITDISDIVSEEQISEVRTSSVMSVKSNISIRSKVSDVGFFEPLQDNVEERAVSAVSSKSNISDTSSQSEEPHSVSDGALEERIEEKASSIKSGTSNKSGIKAVTNDDQTVERAPSSISVKSNICARSKMSIERSELEDEDRASRSISVQSNVSHKSKSDMSEAASFQGDDSLNSVKLNTPEAEAALQTELPGERSPSSVSSKSNTSTRSTASKNVEAEQDEAQEKEDVQERASSAISVKSTISARSRKSETTPKSGEEIKEKAPSFMSVKSNASLKSNKSKMEEEEIENRASSALSVNSEVSTLSKKSNQSDVEQMEKRPSSARSAKSNISVRSKGSKMSEVAGDDAQLSAAALHISEASNECSTAPEEPCIGTEKSPDKEKRAPSALSTKSNKSKISDMADDVVAGDGDDLRSASAMSSKSNVSVKSAVSELVTEEPLKAQGQTEERAQSALSAQSSRSGVTVSEAVEVAEERPLSAMSSKSSASERSKKSNNLKVLTALPQAGEYQTEERAQSALSARSSVSAISNKSKMLDVLTDEIVDVKDQEERASSALSAKSSISAKSKASATDVKADDKEKGDRVTSAMSARSDISTKTSISAKSKASNVSEIPPEEPDDEESEVKAPSITKSSISVRSNKSKHSGMGAEEEVLNIERPPSSISVISDVTHDENEITNDGEIQERAPSAASTKSRSSVRSRTSNVSGIIIYEPDKEKVERAPSSRSLKSDASGRSDPNYPVNIEKEARTESALSSISARSKKSEDSEIISSVGQRASSTASVTSARSARSKRSNISELAPKEIGNTDTGDVRTSSAMSAKSCSSEKSKCSERTTEEDESASKMVDRTTSSLSVKSNPSITSDATVKSSAVPTKSNASAKFLLSEAEEPDRRSTSVASNASAQTKMSKAGVNTKASHSPSRLSVKSNVSTRSKKSKVSEGEDRTHTNTEDTELNRDESPLSDHSKVSQTENSNECICGAINKPSSPVASSEKNFDHEEIPTSPLSKKSAKSEVSSVGSAYESVFTPTSTSVSIGIVEDHEADDVEEIDGGVVSINSASSLTEICGKSDQCLSESPVEITNEATLTTEERPKSSASAKSNVSGKSKSKSSHCGSTCPTDTIQERDDVASNTSSKIKYLTTLSVSKPSANSSMRQSSQTQGIRPSSKASNVSVHTEITGQEKAESPDVTHKSQSVCSKCSSKQKIETISHASSASAITDSEKSKTKERSDAEITDRPKSNKSSSSSRLKVNGQKNDVEATVVNEKSNKLKTKSTQKTEDNALKCHSATSVASGNQLSPNPPKSPKKSKKPVILLGSSNDSMLSQNVPAPKPKEEYIDHLNAAAEKPQSCRSDTNVSEIKSEKSSKCRKRIGSGSSCHKMDGDMSELSPSSLPNASPTEVVNEWLKKIPSDTTLCDLGDEFHDNYDSIEPLCTLHLPSGDDNDHGSLPPSDVTKIETQNEMEDTKVANTEGATDKKSPALSEGDQRRDEPKMFDSSVLVMKVLLSPKLDRCNSLPEVSSVYGRKLSASAQGLLDCLANLQLLDFGPSAEDGKKEKYRELMSMLKSLWLCDPKDSEKPSGQRNKCLDEEFKARSSSGVDVNSGSTGSGKSSVNDGTQAQINTECEVLETLTKVQEVDETVEGEASETPGSKQDSATPDRANQAQLTPETKDTDEGKLKDDVPSSEETIRSNDSPRELIETPLSSNKSSGNNPKKEDTESDQQEDTSSGSAPKQQRGQLSKRLSQDPDPIWVLNLLNKLEKQFMTHYVNAMAEFKVRWNLDDNEQLDAMICELQDEVRRRIQSSIDGELRKIQGRAGKPRPPKDTMSRESTIQTEQRRRRLKVMRDQSIDPQPAISDDDYTMTGTDFSDQRSDDEYCPCDTCLKKKMASKHVLPVEMLNSAPMMMDFDLRRILQMKKSAPNNEKIEETANEQASEIEVENAGLEAVKEEDEKDGADKEILASSAQEIEDEKQECEEDEEEDTPRHLKKDVDEFAQDEEQEKPETDSELMTVKESTSSFKMNELDEVVANYDIGESDDIMQTEAAKAEASEEHTEEESEQQDKTANDETAEDGKNPGTESVEEGETTAEAVAAGENEIPGCDTAEEGDTAEGQTADGQMAEYKTLRDGEAAEDETAEDGQTSEDVTGEECETVNDDNAKEHEIAENEILEDGRSPEYETGEKGESIKDEIGEGHETSENKTAEEGKTAEDETGEEGETVIEDNAEEHEAAESETAEDGQIAGDETGEEVETVNEETAEEHETAESETAEDGQMAGDETGEEGETVNEETAEEHETAESETAEDGQMAGDETGEEGETVNEETAEEHETAESETAEDGQMAGDETGEEGENVNEDTAEEHEAAESETAEDGQMAGDETGEEGENVNEETAEAHETAESETAEDGQMAGDETGEEGENVNEDTAEEHETAESETAEDGQAAEDETGEEVETVIEDTAEVEETAESETAEDGQMAGDETGEEGETVNEETAKEHETAESETAEDGQNTGDETGEEGETVNKDTVEVEETAESETAEEGQTAEDETGEEVETVNEETAEAHETAESETAEDGQTTGDETGEEGETINDDTAEVHERVENETVEECQTEDETGEEVETISNNTTEEHETAENGETDEDKTAEEGEMTEDKTLEDGQTAGTETVGEDEITEDETAGEAEASAENASIEGETESNIGDDETAEKSDTADNTVEEHEMAENESVEDGQAETARESDSGEEDTTKESKTAADEMAKNGQTAEAREGETDDDEPAEDEQNAEESETVEERDTAVGTSVEERGTDEDEDNTDDAGTAGGLTAEENETSEVETANEKTTEDETEISEKEATVEDSNTVEDKNAVVELAEQTPVHEMDKGQSNDEEDIETVSCEASEENVLSNIEDTESHVLTNLEVTEDETPLRNNGDIVLDSVDDKGEESGKEDDNVEVIASKTGYVGNTGESAEAGDEAEDDTEPDEGEHNRNTLPLQPLLQPKPKDDKPNGTASFNILVTHNSEFEDGADADVEDSETEEHNQVRDLSSESETKPQRKTAHKTFKMLIHSLNFLKLSAAGLPKSKEEDNEHEVEDEEIPEDGSDDAEESSCVEKEEVEENGKEKAKLSDITEDTSEGDDDQTNETSDDSEDRDWESSGNSLQKQITKSSLESQPGSFEEVQEEQAKKV; from the coding sequence ATGGATGATGACATTGAAAAGCGAGTTCTGGTCAACAAAGACGGAAGCCTGTCAATGGAGATGAAAGTGCGCTTTCGACTATTACACAACGAGACATTGCACTGGTCCACGGAAGTGAAGAAGGCAAAGAGCACTTTTAACGAATCCCATATTGTCCATGATGATGCTCGTTCCCTCTCGCATGGAAGTGCTGAGAGCTGCTCAGAAGCCGATTCTCTCGCTGCTGGTGAAGCAGATGAGGCATACAGCACCAAACGTTACCAGCGACACTTTGAGGAGCCACATTGCCAGCACTGCTGTGCTCACTGTCAGAGATATGATATCTGGAAGAATCCTGTTCCTCCTGATCAAGGATCAGTAAGACGCATCAGATCTTCAAGCTCAAGTGCGTCCTCGCGGAGAATAGTATGCAAAATGGCATCTACTGACAGCATACGCACAATGTCCAGTGAGGAGTACACAGAGCATGTAGTAGAAAAGGCAACTTGCATTCAACGGACCTTTGGGCAGCAGGGTGACTCCACAGTCGAACAATGTACCATCAACCATTGCCGCAGTCGAAGTGAAGTACGCTCAATGTCGCCTAAAACAAAGAGCACAAGTGTTGTAGAAGACAAGCCTGAGAACGCTCATGTATCTGAAAATGAAGAGAACAGACCTGATGTCATATCTTCTAACCTCCCTAAAGATCAATTAAGTGTTCAGATTACTCAGCCAGTTGAGGAAGAGGAGAGGCCTGTATCTGTTGTGAGTTCTTCTTCTCAAATTTTAGCATTACTGAAGGAAGATCAAGATGATGAAGATGTTGACCTTCCTCTGAGTACCTCGGGAACATCTCATGGCCAACAGGAAGACGAGGAGAGCAAAGATGCAGAACCAAACCCATGTTCTACTACATCCTGTAAATCTCCTGCATCTCCGTCACATTTGTCACCAAGACCACCAAGCAAAGCTTCATCTTTAGGACAGTCTAAAAGATCCAGAAAGTTGGTCAGTCCAGAAGTAGATGATGAAGAGGGCAGGTCTGAAGCATCAGCGGCACATAAAGCATCATCCAGACTCAAATATTTGGTCACAAAGGACTTAGAATCTCCAGGGGATTCTGAATCAACTGATCAATTTGAAGACATTCAACACAGAACTGATGTGCAAGAGGAAGAAAAAGACGAAAGGGCACTAAGTGCGCTGTCAGCCAAATCAAAAACTTCTGTGAAGTCACTGTCTGAGTGTTCAGCCTCTTGTGAGAATGAAAATGACGCTGAGTTTACTGGAGCAAACAGTGAAATAACAGAGGAGCGATGCTCGAGTGCTATCTCCATAAAATCCAATATCTCTGGAAAATCgaataaaacaaatgtttcagAGGTACTTGAAAAGGATGGAAGAGCACCCAGTGCCATGTCAGTAAAATCTCAGAAATCTGACAAATCACGAATAACCGACATCTCAGACATTGTGTCTGAGGAACAAATCTCTGAAGTAAGAACATCAAGTGTAAtgtctgttaaatcaaatatatcCATAAGGTCAAAAGTATCAGATGTTGGCTTTTTTGAGCCGCTACAAGACAATGTTGAGGAGAGGGCCGTAAGCGCTGTGTCATCTAAATCTAATATTTCTGATACATCTAGTCAGTCTGAAGAGCCACACTCTGTGTCTGATGGGGCATTAGAGGAAAGAATAGAAGAAAAAGCTTCAAGTATTAAATCTGGAACATCAAACAAGTCTGGAATCAAAGCGGTGACAAATGATGATCAAACAGTGGAGAGGGCTCCCAGCTCCATTTCGGTAAAATCAAATATTTGTGCAAGATCTAAAATGTCAATTGAGCGGAGCGAACTTGAAGATGAAGACAGAGCCTCCAGAAGCATTTCTGTTCAATCAAATGTCTCGCATAAATCAAAGTCTGACATGTCAGAAGCAGCATCTTTCCAAGGAGATGATTCTTTAAATTCAGtgaaattaaacacacctgaagctgaaGCAGCTCTTCAAACAGAGCTACCAGGGGAGAGATCGCCAAGCTCTGTGTCTTCAAAATCAAATACCTCTACAAGATCCACAGCATCCAAAAATGTTGAGGCAGAACAAGATGAAGCACAGGAAAAAGAGGATGTTCAGGAAAGAGCATCAAGTGCTATTTCTGTAAAGTCTACTATATCTGCAAGATCAAGGAAATCTGAAACAACACCAAAATCAGGAGAAGAAATTAAGGAAAAAGCTCCTAGTTTTATGTCAGTCAAATCAAATGCTTCCTTAAAATCAAATAAGTCTAAGATGGAAGAGGAGGAAATAGAAAACAGGGCCTCCAGTGCTTTGTCTGTTAATTCTGAAGTGTCCACATTGTCAAAGAAATCAAATCAGTCCGATGTAGAGCAAATGGAGAAAAGACCATCAAGTGCAAGATCAGCTAAATCAAATATTTCTGTGAGATCTAAAGGGTCCAAAATGTCAGAGGTGGCAGGAGATGATGCTCAATTATCTGCAGCAGCATTACATATCTCTGAAgcatcaaatgaatgcagcacaGCACCTGAAGAACCCTGCATAGGCACAGAGAAGTCGCCAGACAAAGAGAAAAGAGCACCAAGTGCATTGTCAACAAAATCCAATAAATCCAAAATATCTGATATGGCTGATGATGTTGTAGCTGGAGATGGAGATGATTTGAGATCTGCAAGTGCAATGTCCTCTAAATCAAATGTATCTGTGAAATCAGCGGTCTCAGAATTGGTCACAGAAGAGCCTTTAAAAGCACAGGGCCAAACAGAAGAACGGGCTCAGAGTGCATTATCAGCACAATCCAGTCGGTCAGGAGTGACTGTAAGTGAGGCAGTTGAAGTTGCAGAGGAACGGCCACTAAGTGCCATGTCATCTAAATCCAGTGCTTCTGAAAGATCAAAGAAATCCAATAATTTAAAAGTGCTAACTGCTTTGCCTCAAGCAGGAGAATACCAAACAGAGGAACGAGCTCAGAGTGCATTGTCAGCTAGATCAAGTGTTTCAGCAATATCCAATAAGTCCAAAATGTTAGATGTTTTAACTGATGAGATTGTTGATGTGAAAGACCAAGAAGAGAGAGCTTCAAGTGCTTTGTCTGCAAAATCCAGCATTTCCGCAAAGTCAAAAGCTTCTGCAACAGATGTCAAAGCTGATGATAAAGAGAAAGGAGACAGAGTAACAAGTGCTATGTCAGCAAGATCTGATATTTCTACCAAAACTAGTATCTCTGCAAAATCCAAAGCATCAAATGTTTCAGAAATACCACCAGAAGAGCCCGATGATGAAGAAAGTGAAGTAAAAGCACCAAGCATTACTAAATCCAGTATTTCAGTAAGATCTAATAAGTCAAAGCATTCAGGAATGGGTGCTGAAGAAGAGGTTCTGAACATAGAGAGACCTCCAAGTTCAATTTCAGTAATATCTGATGTCACAcatgatgaaaatgaaattacaaatGACGGTGAAATCCAAGAAAGGGCTCCCAGTGCTGCATCTACAAAATCACGTTCCTCTGTAAGATCCAGAACATCAAATGTTTCTGGAATAATCATATATGAGCCAGATAAAGAAAAGGTAGAGAGGGCACCAAGTTCTAGGTCATTAAAATCTGATGCCTCTGGAAGATCTGATCCAAATTACCCTGTCAATATAGAAAAGGAAGCAAGAACAGAAAGCGCTTTGTCCTCAATTTCTGCTAGATCAAAGAAGTCAGAAGATTCTGAAATAATTAGCAGTGTAGGGCAGAGAGCATCAAGTACAGCATCAGTTACATCTGCAAGATCTGCAAGATCTAAAAGGTCAAATATTTCTGAATTAGCTCCTAAAGAAATTGGAAACACAGATACTGGAGATGTCCGAACATCAAGTGCAATGTCTGCAAAATCTTGTTCATCTGAGAAATCAAAATGTTCAGAAAGAACAACAGAGGAAGATGAATCAGCAAGTAAAATGGTAGACAGAACAACCAGCTCGTTGTCTGTGAAGTCAAATCCATCCATAACATCTGATGCCACTGTTAAATCAAGTGCTGTGCCTACTAAATCAAATGCTTCTGCAAAATTCCTCCTCTCAGAAGCTGAAGAGCCTGACAGAAGATCAACAAGTGTGGCCTCTAATGCATCTGCACAAACTAAAATGTCTAAAGCAGGTGTGAACACAAAAGCAAGCCATTCACCAAGCAGATTGTCAGTTAAATCAAATGTTTCTACTAGGTCCAAGAAGTCTAAAGTTTCTGAGGGTGAGGaccgtacacacacaaacactgaagaTACAGAATTAAACAGAGATGAGAGTCCGTTGTCTGATCACTCAAAAGTATCTCAAACAGAGAACTCAAATGAATGTATTTGTGGTGCAATAAACAAACCATCAAGTCCAGTGGCATCTTCTGAAAAAAACTTCGACCATGAAGAGATACCGACAAGTCCTCTGTCTAAAAAGTCAGCAAAGTCCGAAGTCAGTTCAGTTGGTTCTGCCTATGAAAGCGTTTTTACACCAACAAGCACCTCCGTTTCTATTGGGATTGTTGAAGATCATGAGGCTGATGATGTTGAGGAAATAGATGGAGGTGTTGTTTCAATTAACTCTGCTTCTTCACTTACTGAAATATGTGGTAAATCGGACCAGTGTTTATCAGAATCTCCAGTAGAAATCACAAATGAAGCCACACTGACGACAGAGGAAAGACCTAAAAGTTCTGCATCAGCCAAGTCAAATGTATCAGGTAAATCGAAATCCAAAAGCTCTCACTGTGGCTCTACATGTCCTACAGATACAATTCAGGAAAGAGATGATGTAGCAAGTAATACATCCTCCAAAATAAAGTATCTAACGACTTTATCTGTAAGCAAACCATCAGCCAACAGTTCAATGCGGCAGAGCTCTCAAACCCAGGGTATTCGTCCATCTAGCAAAGCTTCCAATGTGTCTGTACACACTGAAATCACAGGTCAAGAGAAAGCTGAAAGCCCAGATGTTACCCATAAATCTCAAAGTGTCTGTTCAAAATGCAGTTCTAAACAAAAGATAGAAACCATTTCACATGCTTCAAGTGCCTCAGCAATCACAGACTCTGAGAAATCTAAAACTAAAGAAAGAAGTGATGCAGAAATTACTGACAGACCAAAGAGCAATAAATCCAGTTCATCTTCTCGTTTGAAAGTAAATGGTCAAAAGAATGATGTTGAAGCTACAGTTGTTAATGAAAAAAGCAATAAATTAAAAACCAAGTCAACACAGAAAACTGAGGACAATGCACTCAAGTGTCATTCAGCGACTTCTGTTGCATCAGGAAACCAGCTAAGTCCTAACCCACCAAAGTCTCCTAAAAAATCCAAAAAACCTGTTATTCTACTTGGCAGCTCTAATGATAGCATGTTATCACAGAACGTTCCTGCTCCAAAACCAAAAGAAGAATATATTGACCATTTGAATGCAGCAGCAGAAAAACCTCAGTCTTGTAGATCAGATACAAATGTCAGTgaaattaaaagtgaaaaaagtaGCAAATGTAGAAAAAGAATTGGAAGTGGCTCTTCTTGCCACAAGATGGATGGTGATATGTCTGAGCTGAGTCCTTCTTCCTTGCCAAATGCTTCTCCAACTGAAGTGGTGAATGAATGGCTGAAGAAAATCCCATCAGACACCACCTTGTGTGATTTGGGCGACGAATTCCATGACAATTATGATTCGATAGAGCCACTTTGCACATTACATTTGCCATCAGGAGATGATAATGATCATGGAAGTTTGCCGCCAAGTGATGTTACCAAGATTGAAACGCAAAATGAAATGGAAGATACTAAGGTGGCGAATACAGAAGGGGCTACTGACAAAAAATCTCCTGCATTGTCTGAGGGTGATCAGAGAAGGGATGAACCAAAGATGTTTGATTCTTCGGTTCTAGTGATGAAAGTCTTGTTGAGCCCCAAACTCGACCGATGCAATAGCCTACCAGAGGTATCTTCTGTATATGGACGTAAGCTCAGTGCATCAGCGCAAGGTCTTCTGGATTGTTTGGCAAATCTTCAGTTGTTAGACTTTGGTCCTAGCGCTGAAGATGGTAAAAAGGAAAAATACCGGGAGCTCATGAGCATGCTTAAGTCTCTTTGGCTTTGTGACCCAAAAGACAGTGAGAAACCATCTGGGCAAAGAAACAAGTGTCTGGATGAGGAATTCAAAGCCAGGTCATCCTCAGGGGTAGATGTTAACAGTGGCTCAACAGGTTCAGGGAAAAGTAGTGTCAATGATGGCACCCAAGCACAAATCAACACAGAATGTGAAGTCCTGGAAACCCTAACAAAGGTACAGGAAGTTGATGAAACAGTAGAAGGGGAAGCTTCAGAAACGCCAGGATCAAAACAGGATTCAGCCACTCCAGATAGAGCAAATCAAGCTCAGTTAACCCCAGAGACAAAGGACACAGATGAAGGAAAGCTAAAAGATGATGTCCCAAGCTCTGAAGAGACAATCAGGAGTAATGATAGTCCAAGGGAACTCATTGAAACACCTCTTTCCTCAAACAAGAGTTCTGGGAATAATCCCAAAAAAGAGGACACtgaatcagaccaacaagaggaCACAAGTTCAGGCAGTGCTCCAAAACAACAAAGAGGTCAGCTATCAAAAAGGCTTTCTCAAGATCCAGATCCTATATGGGTTCTGAATTTATTGAACAAATTAGAAAAGCAATTTATGACACATTATGTTAACGCAATGGCTGAGTTCAAAGTCCGTTGGAATCTGGATGACAACGAGCAACTTGATGCAATGATATGCGAATTGCAAGATGAAGTTCGCAGACGGATACAGTCGAGTATAGACGGGGAGCTGAGGAAAATCCAAGGCAGAGCTGGAAAACCAAGACCACCAAAAGACACAATGTCACGTGAATCTACCATTCAAACAGAGCAAAGGCGAAGGCGTCTGAAAGTGATGCGCGACCAATCAATTGATCCTCAACCTGCTATAAGTGACGATGATTACACAATGACAGGAACCGATTTCAGCGATCAGCGAAGTGATGATGAATATTGTCCTTGTGACACATGCTTGAAAAAGAAAATGGCATCCAAGCATGTGTTACCTGTGGAAATGCTTAATTCTGCCCCTATGATGATGGACTTTGATTTACGGAGAATTCTTCAGATGAAGAAATCGGCCCCAAACAATGAAAAGATTGAGGAGACTGCCAATGAACAAGCAAGTGAGATAGAAGTAGAAAATGCAGGGCTTGAGGCTGTCAAAGAGGAGGATGAGAAAGATGGGGCAGATAAAGAAATTCTTGCTTCCAGTGCTCAAGAAATTGAAGATGAAAAACAAGAATGtgaggaggatgaagaagaaGACACACCCAGACATTTAAAGAAAGATGTGGATGAATTTGCACAAGATGAAGAGCAAGAAAAGCCTGAGACTGATTCTGAATTAATGACTGTCAAAGAAAGCACAAGCAGTTTTAAGATGAATGAATTAGATGAAGTTGTGGCAAATTATGACATTGGTGAATCTGATGATATAATGCAAACTGAAGCAGCAAAGGCGGAAGCATCTGAAGAACACACTGAGGAAGAATCAGAACAGCAGGACAAGACAGCCAATGACGAAACTGCTGAAGATGGGAAAAACCCGGGAACAGAATCTGTTGAAGAGGGTGAGACCACTGCTGAAGCAGTAGCTGCTGGAGAGAATGAAATACCTGGTTGTGACACTGCAGAAGAAGGTGATACAGCTGAGGGTCAGACAGCAGATGGACAAATGGCTGAATATAAAACTTTAAGAGATGGTGAGGCAGCAGAAGATGAAACTGCAGAAGATGGACAAACTTCTGAAGATGTAACTGGAGAAGAATGTGAGACTGTTAATGATGACAATGCAAAAGAACATGAGATTGCTGAAAATGAAATTCTAGAAGATGGACGATCTCCCGAATATGAAACTGGAGAAAAAGGTGAGTCGATTAAAGATGAGATTGGAGAAGGACATGAGACATCTGAAAATAAAACTGCAGAAGAGGGAAAAACTGCTGAAGATGAAACTGGAGAAGAAGGTGAGACCGTTATTGAAGACAATGCAGAAGAGCATGAAGCAGCTGAAAGTGAAACTGCAGAAGATGGACAAATAGCTGGAGATGAAACTGGAGAAGAAGTTGAGACCGTTAATGAAGAAACTGCAGAAGAGCATGAGACAGCTGAAAGTGAAACTGCAGAAGATGGACAAATGGCTGGAGATGAAACTGGAGAAGAAGGTGAGACCGTTAATGAAGAAACTGCAGAAGAGCATGAGACAGCTGAAAGTGAAACTGCAGAAGATGGACAAATGGCTGGAGATGAAACTGGAGAAGAAGGTGAGACCGTTAATGAAGAAACTGCAGAAGAGCATGAGACAGCTGAAAGTGAAACTGCAGAAGATGGACAAATGGCTGGAGATGAAACTGGAGAAGAAGGTGAGAACGTTAATGAAGACACTGCAGAAGAGCATGAAGCAGCTGAAAGTGAAACTGCAGAAGATGGACAAATGGCTGGAGATGAAACTGGAGAAGAAGGTGAGAACGTTAATGAAGAAACTGCAGAAGCGCATGAGACAGCTGAAAGTGAAACTGCAGAAGATGGACAAATGGCTGGAGATGAAACTGGAGAAGAAGGTGAGAACGTTAATGAAGACACTGCAGAGGAGCATGAAACAGCTGAAAGTGAAACTGCAGAAGATGGGCAAGCTGCTGAAGATGAAACTGGAGAAGAAGTTGAGACCGTTATTGAAGACACTGCAGAAGTGGAGGAGACAGCTGAAAGTGAAACTGCAGAAGATGGACAAATGGCTGGAGATGAAACTGGAGAAGAAGGTGAGACAGTTAATGAAGAAACTGCAAAAGAGCATGAGACAGCTGAAAGTGAAACTGCAGAAGATGGACAAAATACTGGAGATGAAACTGGAGAAGAGGGTGAGACAGTTAATAAAGACACTGTGGAAGTGGAGGAGACAGCTGAAAGTGAAACTGCAGAAGAGGGACAAACTGCTGAAGATGAAACTGGAGAAGAAGTTGAGACCGTTAATGAAGAAACTGCAGAAGCGCATGAGACAGCTGAAAGTGAAACTGCAGAAGATGGACAAACTACTGGAGATGAAACTGGAGAAGAAGGTGAGACCATTAATGATGATACTGCAGAAGTGCATGAAAGAGTTGAAAATGAAACTGTAGAAGAATGCCAAACTGAAGATGAAACTGGAGAAGAAGTTGAGACAATAAGCAACAACACTACAGAAGAGCACGAGACAGCTGAAAATGGAGAAACTGATGAAGATAAAACTGCAGAAGAAGGTGAGATGACTGAAGATAAAACTTTAGAAGATGGACAAACTGCTGGAACAGAAACTGTTGGAGAGGATGAAATAACTGAAGATGAAACTGCAGGGGAGGCTGAGGCATCAGCTGAAAATGCATCTATAGAAGGAGAAACTGAGAGCAATATAGGTGATGATGAAACTGCAGAAAAGAGTGATACAGCTGATAACACTGTAGAAGAGCATGAGATGGCTGAGAATGAATCTGTAGAAGACGGGCAAGCTGAAACTGCAAGAGAGAGTGATTCAGGTGAGGAGGATACCACAAAAGAGAGTAAAACAGCTGCGGATGAAATGGCAAAAAATGGCCAAACTGCTGAAGCAAGAGAGGGTGAGACAGATGATGATGAACCAGCAGAAGATGAGCAGAATGCTGAAGAGAGTGAGACAGTTGAAGAGAGGGATACTGCAGTGGGGACATCGGTTGAAGAAAGAGGAACTGATGAAGATGAAGACAACACAGATGATGCAGGAACTGCAGGAGGTTTGACAGCTGAGGAAAATGAGACTTCTGAAGTAGAAACAGCAAATGAGAAGACCACTGAAGATGAAACTGAGATCTCTGAAAAGGAAGCTACTGTTGAAGATAGCAACACGGTTGAAGACAAGAATGCTGTGGTAGAGTTGGCAGAGCAAACTCCTGTTCATGAGATGGACAAGGGTCAGTCAAACGATGAGGAAGACATAGAAACTGTCAGTTGTGAGGCATCAGAGGAAAATGTTCTTTCTAACATTGAGGACACTGAGAGTCATGTCTTGACTAACCTTGAGGTAACTGAAGATGAAACACCCCTTAGGAACAATGGTGACATTGTTCTAGATAGTGTTGACGATAAAGGTGAAGAAAGTGGTAAAGAAGACGATAATGTGGAGGTAATTGCAAGCAAAACTGGTTATGTGGGCAACACTGGTGAATCAGCTGAAGCTGGTGATGAAGCTGAGGATGACACAGAGCCAGATGAAGGGGAGCATAATAGAAACACTCTACCTTTACAGCCTCTGTTACAGCCAAAACCAAAAGATGACAAACCAAATGGGACAgcttcatttaatattttggtaACGCACAATTCAGAATTTGAAGATGGTGCCGATGCTGATGTAGAAGACTCAGAAACAGAAGAACACAACCAAGTCAGAGATTTGAGTTCTGAGTCAGAGACCAAGCCACAGAGGAAAACTGCACATAAAACCTTCAAGATGCTCATTCACTCTCTGAACTTCCTCAAACTCTCAGCCGCTGGACTACCAAAGAGCAAGGAAGAGGATAATGAACATGAGGTTGAAGATGAAGAGATCCCAGAGGACGGCAGTGATGATGCAGAAGAGAGTTCCTGTGTGGAGAAAGAAGAGGTGGAAGAGAATGGAAAGGAGAAGGCCAAACTCTCAGATATTACAGAGGACACATCAGAAGGTGATGATGACCAGACAAATGAGACTAGTGATGATTCAGAGGACCGTGACTGGGAATCGTCCGGAAATTCCTTGCAAAAGCAGATAACAAAGTCATCCCTGGAATCTCAGCCAGGTTCCTTTGAGGAAGTTCAGGAGGAACAGgcaaaaaaggtttaa